The Methanocella arvoryzae MRE50 genome includes a region encoding these proteins:
- a CDS encoding aldo/keto reductase, whose product MLYRKMPRCDRDLSILGFGCMRFPMTKEGHVDEAKAIEMVRYAIDHGVNYLDTAWPYHDGESETVLGKALQDGYREKVNLATKLPTWLIKSREDMDYYLDEQLKRLQTDHIDFYLIHTLDRDSWAKMQELGFDRFLDSAIEDGRITYPGFSFHGELDTFKSVVDGYDWTMTLIQYNYLDEQLQAGTEGLRYAAKKNLGVAVMEPLRGGAMALKTPAAEPLWAEAGKGTPAEWGLRWVWDHPEVTVVLSGMSRMSQLKQNLRSARKGLPSSLTAKERSAIEKVRDLLQAQMKVNCTGCRYCMPCPNGVAIPECFSFYNSAFMFDKPRKAKKSYEFFLGDTEYASKCTGCGECVEKCPQGVAVPEKMKEVAEYFGF is encoded by the coding sequence ATGCTCTATAGAAAAATGCCCAGGTGCGACCGTGACCTCTCTATCCTCGGGTTCGGCTGCATGCGCTTCCCCATGACAAAAGAAGGCCACGTCGACGAAGCGAAAGCGATCGAGATGGTGCGCTACGCCATCGACCACGGCGTCAACTACCTCGACACCGCCTGGCCATACCATGACGGCGAGAGCGAAACCGTGCTGGGGAAAGCATTGCAGGACGGCTATCGTGAAAAGGTAAACCTGGCCACCAAGCTGCCCACCTGGCTGATCAAGTCCCGGGAGGACATGGATTATTACCTGGATGAGCAGCTGAAGAGGCTCCAGACCGACCACATCGACTTTTACCTCATCCATACTTTAGATCGGGACAGCTGGGCGAAAATGCAGGAGCTGGGCTTCGACCGGTTCCTGGACTCGGCTATCGAAGACGGCAGAATTACGTATCCCGGCTTCTCCTTCCACGGCGAGCTGGACACCTTCAAGTCCGTAGTCGACGGGTACGACTGGACGATGACTCTCATTCAATATAACTATCTGGACGAGCAACTACAGGCCGGCACCGAAGGCCTCCGCTATGCGGCGAAGAAGAACCTGGGCGTGGCAGTCATGGAGCCCCTCCGCGGCGGGGCTATGGCGTTAAAAACACCAGCGGCAGAACCCCTGTGGGCCGAAGCCGGCAAAGGCACTCCGGCAGAATGGGGCCTGCGCTGGGTCTGGGATCACCCCGAAGTCACCGTAGTCCTCAGCGGCATGAGCCGGATGAGCCAGCTAAAGCAAAACCTTCGCTCGGCAAGAAAAGGTCTCCCGTCGTCGCTGACAGCTAAAGAGCGGTCGGCAATCGAGAAAGTCAGAGATCTCCTGCAGGCGCAGATGAAGGTCAACTGCACTGGCTGCCGGTACTGCATGCCGTGCCCGAATGGTGTAGCTATACCAGAGTGCTTCTCGTTCTACAACAGTGCCTTCATGTTCGATAAGCCTCGGAAGGCTAAGAAGAGCTATGAGTTCTTCCTTGGGGATACCGAGTACGCATCGAAGTGCACTGGCTGCGGGGAGTGTGTGGAGAAGTGTCCGCAGGGAGTAGCAGTACCTGAGAAGATGAAGGAAGTCGCTGAGTATTTCGGGTTTTAG
- a CDS encoding sodium-translocating pyrophosphatase, with the protein MDYYTLLAPVAGIIALAFAGYLTWSVLKESPGTEKMRKISGAVQEGAMAYLNKQYTVIAIFAVVIAVILAAVIDPKPWVAVGFLIGAVLSAAAGYIGMNISVRANVRTAEAAKSGMAKALSVAFKGGSVTGFAVVGLALLGISGLYLVAISLNLPAEKVLMPVVGLGFGASLISLFARVGGGIFTKAADVGADLVGKVEAGIPEDDPRNPAVIADNVGDNVGDCAGMGADLFETYIVTALAAMLLGNIPSIRDPLIASLGLSAIAASNLVIFPLVLGAMAIFASIIATFFVRLGKDQTKIMWALYKGVIAATVVSAVLFYIANYLLMDGNIKMYLASLIGLGVMSAMVIITEYYTATNYRPVREVAKASQTGAGTNIIQGLAMGLEATALPVLVIVIGIFLAYQVAGVYGIAIAAVAMLSVTGIIVAVDSYGPITDNAGGIAEMADLPEEVRKITDALDAVGNTTKAVTKGYAIGSAALAALALFAAFKAEIPGGEALNLSIDQPIVLIGLFIGGALPFLFSAFCMLAVGRAAFSIVNEVRRQFKEIKGIMEGTGKPEYGKCVAIVTEAALKQMALPAILAVIAPLIVGFLLGPAALSGMLLGVIITGLLLAIHMTSGGAAWDNAKKYIELGNYGGKKSDAHKAAVVGDTVGDPYKDTAGPALNALIKVMNTISLIFIGLIGTYYLLR; encoded by the coding sequence ATGGATTATTATACTCTACTGGCGCCAGTTGCCGGCATCATTGCGCTGGCATTCGCAGGCTACCTCACCTGGTCGGTACTCAAGGAAAGCCCCGGTACCGAGAAGATGAGGAAGATTTCCGGAGCCGTGCAGGAAGGCGCTATGGCGTACCTGAACAAGCAGTATACTGTGATCGCCATCTTCGCGGTTGTCATTGCTGTCATCCTTGCAGCCGTCATTGACCCGAAGCCATGGGTAGCAGTCGGGTTCCTCATCGGAGCCGTACTGTCTGCAGCTGCCGGCTACATCGGCATGAACATCTCGGTCAGAGCGAACGTCAGGACCGCGGAAGCGGCCAAGTCCGGCATGGCCAAAGCCTTATCCGTAGCCTTCAAGGGCGGCTCCGTCACCGGCTTCGCAGTAGTGGGCCTCGCCCTGCTGGGTATCAGCGGCCTCTACCTGGTCGCGATCAGCCTGAACTTACCCGCTGAGAAAGTCCTGATGCCGGTCGTCGGCCTGGGCTTCGGTGCCAGCCTTATCAGCCTGTTCGCCAGAGTTGGCGGCGGTATCTTCACCAAGGCAGCCGACGTAGGCGCAGACCTGGTGGGCAAAGTCGAGGCAGGCATCCCCGAGGACGACCCGAGGAACCCCGCCGTCATCGCCGACAACGTAGGCGACAACGTAGGCGACTGCGCCGGCATGGGTGCAGACCTGTTCGAGACCTACATCGTCACGGCGCTCGCAGCCATGCTGCTGGGCAACATCCCGTCGATCAGGGACCCCCTCATCGCCAGCCTCGGCCTCTCGGCCATCGCAGCCAGCAACCTGGTCATCTTCCCGCTCGTGCTGGGCGCAATGGCCATCTTCGCATCGATCATCGCCACATTCTTCGTCCGCCTGGGCAAAGACCAGACCAAGATCATGTGGGCCCTGTACAAGGGAGTCATTGCAGCCACTGTTGTATCAGCAGTGCTCTTCTACATCGCTAACTACCTCCTGATGGACGGTAACATCAAGATGTATCTCGCCTCGCTGATCGGCCTCGGCGTCATGAGCGCGATGGTCATCATCACCGAGTACTACACCGCGACCAACTACCGCCCGGTCAGGGAAGTCGCCAAGGCATCCCAGACTGGCGCAGGCACCAACATCATCCAGGGCCTCGCAATGGGCCTTGAGGCTACCGCACTGCCGGTCCTTGTGATCGTCATCGGCATCTTCCTCGCCTACCAGGTAGCCGGCGTATACGGCATCGCCATCGCAGCCGTCGCCATGCTGTCGGTCACCGGCATCATCGTAGCAGTAGACTCCTACGGCCCGATCACGGACAACGCAGGCGGCATTGCCGAAATGGCAGACCTGCCCGAAGAGGTCCGCAAGATCACCGACGCATTAGATGCAGTGGGCAACACCACCAAGGCGGTCACTAAAGGTTATGCCATAGGTTCAGCGGCCCTCGCTGCCCTGGCGCTGTTCGCGGCGTTCAAGGCAGAGATCCCCGGCGGCGAAGCCCTGAACCTCTCCATCGACCAGCCCATCGTCCTGATCGGCCTGTTCATCGGCGGCGCCCTGCCGTTCCTGTTCAGCGCCTTCTGCATGCTGGCCGTCGGCCGTGCTGCTTTCAGCATCGTCAACGAAGTCCGCAGGCAGTTCAAAGAGATCAAGGGCATCATGGAAGGCACCGGCAAGCCGGAGTACGGCAAGTGCGTAGCCATCGTCACTGAGGCCGCACTCAAGCAGATGGCCCTCCCGGCTATCCTCGCAGTCATAGCCCCACTCATCGTCGGCTTCCTGCTCGGCCCCGCCGCCCTCAGCGGCATGCTCCTCGGTGTTATCATCACCGGCCTGCTCCTGGCCATCCACATGACCTCGGGCGGCGCCGCATGGGACAACGCCAAGAAGTACATCGAGCTGGGCAACTACGGCGGCAAGAAGAGCGATGCTCACAAGGCCGCAGTAGTGGGCGACACCGTCGGCGACCCGTACAAGGACACCGCAGGCCCCGCCCTGAACGCGCTGATTAAGGTCATGAACACGATCTCCCTGATCTTCATTGGCCTCATTGGTACGTACTACCTGCTGAGATAA
- a CDS encoding AbrB/MazE/SpoVT family DNA-binding domain-containing protein produces the protein MLVPFVKVVFEGPSGEYYARLKSVVSSRMTGCARLVFSDFEGTIFYREGVAVTALQESGMWMALGPEMIAPLENKAIATTGTMAIYELTPAMLSLFEGRKIGTTIDTELGDLVNPGMLLDNLRNAASTCILKFRGQAWTGYAFLASGKIAGASYISENDRHYGDKAIDSIKKATGKASAAIYFLEGGAPIAEALPPEPARPVKEKPIEVQAPAPAPTPVPAPVPAAPAEAREAPRQTELKVATGSTANLLHESRIATLETLETRKIAWMDAATLAALKLKEGGSATLVLPGGETEKVTVGLAEVLPGTPAGILILPKKLRRRLSIEPGSTVVVRP, from the coding sequence ATGCTGGTACCGTTCGTGAAAGTGGTGTTCGAAGGCCCCTCGGGTGAATACTATGCCCGGCTGAAAAGCGTGGTCTCGTCCAGGATGACGGGCTGCGCCAGGCTGGTTTTCTCGGATTTCGAGGGCACGATCTTTTACCGTGAAGGAGTTGCAGTCACTGCGCTCCAGGAAAGCGGCATGTGGATGGCGCTGGGCCCCGAGATGATAGCCCCGCTGGAGAACAAGGCAATAGCCACCACCGGAACGATGGCGATCTACGAGCTGACTCCGGCGATGTTAAGCCTGTTCGAGGGCAGGAAGATTGGCACCACAATCGATACCGAACTGGGCGATCTGGTGAACCCGGGCATGCTCCTCGACAACCTGCGCAATGCGGCCAGCACCTGCATCCTGAAGTTCAGGGGCCAGGCATGGACCGGCTACGCCTTTCTCGCTTCAGGCAAGATCGCCGGAGCATCTTACATTTCGGAGAACGACCGCCATTACGGGGATAAGGCGATCGACTCAATAAAGAAGGCGACAGGAAAAGCATCCGCTGCGATATACTTCCTCGAAGGAGGGGCGCCGATCGCTGAAGCCCTGCCTCCGGAGCCAGCAAGGCCTGTAAAGGAAAAGCCCATAGAGGTACAGGCACCCGCGCCTGCACCCACACCAGTTCCTGCACCTGTGCCCGCAGCTCCGGCAGAAGCCCGGGAAGCTCCCCGCCAGACAGAACTGAAGGTGGCCACTGGCAGCACTGCGAATCTGCTGCACGAGTCCAGGATCGCCACCCTAGAAACGCTGGAGACCCGTAAGATCGCCTGGATGGACGCTGCAACACTCGCCGCGCTAAAGCTGAAAGAAGGTGGCTCTGCCACGCTGGTTCTGCCGGGAGGGGAGACGGAGAAAGTGACCGTCGGCCTGGCAGAGGTACTGCCCGGCACGCCTGCCGGCATACTCATTCTACCGAAAAAGCTCCGCAGGCGACTCTCGATCGAGCCGGGCAGCACCGTAGTAGTAAGGCCTTAA
- a CDS encoding TIGR04013 family B12-binding domain/radical SAM domain-containing protein: protein MQINFRWSPKNRYSIAALAPVIGEYRLVKRPEDGIMLYSFASLQAPEIYREVDSATTNSVFIAGGPHPSGCPEEALEHFDYVVVGEGEATLPELLSTIRAGGDVSKVRGIAYLQDGHYCYTGKREDVDLDAYPPFKPPLYGPIEISRGCPWNCAYCQTPRLFGHRMRHRSVESICKYDKYYEDKRLVSPNAFAYGSDGITPNPAAVEKLLKNLSGNIYFGTFPSEVRPEFVTPDMVSLVTTYCANKELHLGGQSGSDRVLKAIHRGHTAEQVVTAARTIKDAGLTPVVDFIFGLPGENKEDQTATLENIRAIIREGGKIRAHYFLPLPGTELAGTTPASVDPEIDRLLGKLALGGRLTGSWSPKRA, encoded by the coding sequence ATGCAGATCAACTTCCGCTGGAGCCCGAAGAACCGCTACAGCATAGCAGCGCTCGCCCCGGTCATCGGGGAGTACCGCCTGGTCAAAAGGCCTGAAGACGGTATCATGCTCTATAGCTTTGCTTCTCTGCAGGCTCCGGAGATCTACCGCGAGGTCGACTCTGCCACGACTAACTCTGTTTTCATCGCGGGCGGGCCTCACCCCAGCGGCTGCCCGGAAGAGGCGCTGGAGCACTTCGACTACGTGGTGGTCGGGGAAGGCGAGGCTACGCTGCCCGAACTGCTCAGCACAATACGCGCCGGCGGTGACGTTTCGAAGGTCCGGGGAATCGCTTACCTGCAGGACGGGCACTACTGCTACACCGGCAAAAGAGAAGACGTCGACCTCGACGCATATCCGCCGTTCAAGCCGCCCCTGTACGGCCCGATCGAAATCTCCCGGGGCTGCCCGTGGAACTGCGCCTACTGCCAGACCCCCAGGCTTTTCGGCCACCGCATGCGGCACCGCAGCGTAGAGTCGATCTGCAAATACGACAAGTACTACGAGGATAAGCGACTGGTGTCCCCCAACGCGTTTGCCTACGGCTCAGACGGCATCACGCCGAACCCGGCGGCCGTGGAAAAGCTGCTGAAAAATCTTTCCGGCAACATCTACTTCGGAACCTTCCCCTCCGAAGTCCGGCCGGAGTTCGTCACCCCTGATATGGTCAGCCTGGTCACCACATACTGCGCCAACAAAGAGCTCCACCTCGGCGGCCAGTCCGGCAGTGATCGAGTCTTAAAAGCCATCCACAGAGGCCACACCGCCGAACAGGTTGTCACAGCCGCCCGCACCATCAAAGACGCCGGCCTGACACCTGTCGTCGACTTCATCTTCGGGCTCCCCGGGGAAAACAAGGAAGACCAGACGGCGACCCTCGAAAACATCCGGGCCATCATCAGGGAAGGCGGCAAAATCCGGGCACATTACTTCTTACCGCTGCCGGGCACCGAGCTCGCAGGCACTACGCCGGCGTCCGTCGATCCAGAAATAGACCGGTTGCTCGGGAAACTAGCTCTGGGTGGCAGGCTGACAGGTTCGTGGTCGCCAAAACGAGCATAA